In Pseudomonas sp. GCEP-101, one DNA window encodes the following:
- the thiE gene encoding thiamine phosphate synthase codes for MKLRGLYAITDSQLLDGGRLLPYVEAALKGGARLLQYRDKSDDASRRLREAEALRELCARYGATLLINDDAELAARLGVSVHLGQTDGSLAAARALLGRQAVIGGTCHASLELAEKAIAEGASYVAFGRFFASQTKPGASAASVELLEQAKARFNVPLVAIGGVTLDNAPELIARGADMIAVIHALFAADSPAEVEQRARAFSQLFETR; via the coding sequence ATGAAACTGCGCGGACTCTACGCCATCACCGACAGCCAGCTGCTCGACGGCGGCCGCCTGCTGCCCTACGTCGAAGCCGCGCTCAAGGGCGGCGCCAGGCTGCTGCAGTACCGCGACAAGTCCGACGACGCCTCGCGCCGCCTGCGCGAAGCCGAGGCCCTGCGCGAGCTCTGTGCGCGCTACGGCGCCACGCTGCTGATCAATGACGACGCCGAACTGGCCGCGCGCCTGGGCGTCAGCGTGCACCTGGGGCAAACCGACGGCTCGCTGGCCGCCGCCCGCGCCCTGCTGGGCCGTCAGGCGGTGATCGGCGGCACCTGCCACGCCAGCCTCGAACTGGCCGAGAAGGCCATCGCCGAAGGCGCCAGCTACGTCGCCTTCGGCCGCTTCTTCGCCTCCCAGACCAAGCCCGGCGCCTCCGCCGCCAGCGTCGAACTGCTGGAGCAGGCCAAGGCCCGCTTCAACGTGCCGCTGGTGGCCATCGGCGGCGTCACCCTGGACAACGCGCCCGAGCTGATCGCCCGCGGCGCCGACATGATCGCCGTGATCCACGCCCTGTTCGCCGCCGACTCCCCGGCCGAAGTCGAACAGCGCGCGCGCGCCTTCAGTCAACTCTTCGAAACCCGCTGA
- a CDS encoding hydroxymethylpyrimidine/phosphomethylpyrimidine kinase, translating into MKTPASRPVVLCLSGHDPSGGAGLQADIEALIAQGCHAAPTVTALTVQDTVNVSDFRVLDREWVLAQANAVIADLPVAAVKLGMLGSVQMVDTVVEIMQSLPGIPLVCDPVLRAGGGGSLGKDDVGYAMRERLLPIAAVATPNLPEARILAELPEGSADECAEKLLPFIQTLLITGGHGDESEVHNRLYTRDGQRHTFTCQRLPGSYHGSGCTLASTLAGRLALGEELVSAVRSALDYTWRTLRDAEAPGHGQYVPRRLPLDYCN; encoded by the coding sequence ATGAAAACACCTGCCTCCCGTCCCGTAGTGCTCTGCCTGTCCGGCCACGATCCCAGTGGCGGTGCCGGCCTGCAGGCCGATATCGAAGCCCTGATCGCCCAAGGCTGCCACGCGGCGCCTACTGTCACCGCGCTGACCGTTCAGGATACCGTCAACGTTTCCGACTTCCGCGTGCTCGACCGCGAGTGGGTGCTGGCCCAGGCCAACGCCGTGATCGCCGACCTGCCGGTGGCCGCGGTCAAGCTGGGCATGCTCGGCTCGGTGCAGATGGTCGACACGGTGGTCGAGATCATGCAGTCGCTGCCGGGCATCCCGCTGGTCTGCGACCCGGTGCTGCGCGCCGGCGGCGGCGGCTCGCTGGGCAAGGACGACGTCGGCTATGCCATGCGCGAGCGCCTGCTACCGATCGCCGCCGTGGCGACGCCGAACCTGCCGGAGGCGCGCATCCTCGCCGAACTGCCCGAAGGCAGCGCGGACGAGTGCGCCGAGAAGCTGCTGCCGTTCATCCAGACCCTGCTGATCACCGGCGGCCACGGCGACGAATCCGAGGTGCACAATCGCCTGTACACCCGTGACGGCCAGCGCCACACCTTTACCTGCCAGCGCCTGCCGGGCAGCTACCACGGCTCGGGCTGCACCCTGGCCAGCACCCTCGCCGGCCGCCTGGCCCTGGGCGAAGAACTCGTGAGCGCGGTGCGCAGCGCCCTGGACTACACCTGGCGCACCCTGCGCGACGCGGAAGCGCCCGGCCATGGCCAGTACGTGCCACGCCGCCTGCCGCTGGACTACTGCAACTGA
- a CDS encoding hybrid sensor histidine kinase/response regulator: MRHWLIFLILLILSPVASAISFDEHVGQLPLGRAMDVFEDVRGTADIAEISSPALAASFRRHERDVLNAGYSRSVFWLRLDLDYQPKASSDPANWLLELAYPPLDKLDLYLPDGRGGFALAQRTGDTLPFDSRPIRQNNYLFDLKLEPNQPLRVYLRLESQGSIQAPLTLWSPKAYLEEQPGRIYVLGIIYGVLLVMMIYNLFIFLSVRDTSYLYYILYIASFGFYQISVNGAGIEYFWPNNPWWANASTPFLIGSAGLFGCQFARSFLHTREHSLWIDRILRVLMGVGALVMVLALTVSYAIALRLATYLALAFTVVIFTAGIVAWLRGMRVARYFIFAWSAFLLGGIINTLMVLGLLPNVFLTMYASQIGSALEVGLLSLALADRINAMKEERTRILQETSRKLEQLNLELASSNRLKDEFLATVTHELRTPMSGVIGSLELMQTVPMDIELTQYHKTASGSARDMMRMVNDILALIELQAGKLYPRREPFSLRGLCDGLRAQYAPRAEERGLRFVLQLDESLPDTLEGDAGKLTQALGYLIDNAIKFTHQGGVHLRVGGTTNAEGLALRVEVQDSGIGFSTPSDGALYQRFFQLDGSLTREYGGLGIGLALCRKLVALLGGTLSHESVPGQGSRFALELQVGQPAQSIAPPPRRAGGQALRSPDQCTVLVVEDNAINQLVIRGMLLKLGYRVRTADNGAEAIELLRRETIDTVLLDCQMPVMDGFATCRAIRTLPGCTDLPVLAITAHSHSGDRERCLAAGMSDYMAKPVKFEELQTLLHDWLLCQPALPSQA; this comes from the coding sequence ATGCGGCACTGGCTGATCTTCCTGATCCTTCTCATCCTCTCGCCAGTGGCGAGCGCCATCAGCTTCGACGAGCACGTCGGGCAGTTGCCCTTGGGGCGGGCGATGGATGTCTTCGAGGACGTGCGCGGCACGGCCGACATCGCCGAGATCAGCTCGCCGGCGCTGGCCGCCAGCTTCCGGCGCCATGAGCGCGACGTGCTCAACGCCGGTTATTCGCGCTCGGTGTTCTGGTTGCGCCTGGACCTGGACTACCAGCCCAAGGCTTCCAGCGACCCGGCCAACTGGCTGCTGGAGCTGGCCTACCCGCCGCTGGACAAGCTCGACCTGTACCTGCCCGACGGCCGCGGCGGCTTCGCGCTGGCCCAGCGCACCGGCGATACCCTGCCATTCGACAGCCGGCCGATTCGCCAGAACAACTACCTGTTCGATCTCAAGCTGGAGCCGAACCAACCGCTGCGCGTCTACCTGCGCCTGGAAAGCCAGGGCTCGATCCAGGCACCGCTGACGCTCTGGTCGCCCAAGGCGTACCTGGAAGAACAGCCGGGACGCATCTACGTGCTGGGCATCATCTATGGCGTGCTGCTGGTGATGATGATCTACAACCTGTTCATCTTCCTCAGCGTCCGCGACACCAGCTACCTCTACTACATCCTTTATATAGCCTCGTTCGGCTTCTACCAGATCTCGGTCAACGGCGCGGGCATCGAGTACTTCTGGCCGAACAACCCCTGGTGGGCCAACGCCTCCACGCCCTTCCTGATCGGCTCGGCCGGGCTGTTCGGCTGCCAGTTCGCCCGCAGCTTCCTGCACACCCGCGAGCACAGCCTGTGGATCGACCGCATCCTGCGGGTGCTGATGGGCGTCGGTGCGCTGGTGATGGTGCTGGCGCTGACCGTCAGCTACGCCATCGCCCTGCGCCTGGCCACCTACCTGGCGCTGGCCTTCACCGTGGTGATCTTCACCGCCGGCATCGTTGCCTGGCTGCGCGGCATGCGCGTGGCGCGCTATTTCATCTTCGCCTGGAGCGCCTTCCTGCTCGGCGGGATCATCAACACGCTGATGGTGCTGGGCCTGCTGCCCAACGTCTTCCTCACCATGTACGCCAGCCAGATCGGCTCGGCGCTGGAGGTCGGCCTGCTGTCCCTGGCGCTGGCGGACCGCATCAACGCCATGAAGGAGGAACGCACGCGCATCCTCCAGGAAACCAGCCGCAAGCTGGAACAACTGAACCTGGAACTGGCCAGCAGCAACCGCCTCAAGGACGAATTCCTCGCCACCGTCACCCACGAGCTGCGCACGCCGATGAGCGGCGTCATCGGTTCGCTGGAACTGATGCAGACGGTGCCGATGGATATCGAGCTGACCCAGTACCACAAGACCGCCAGCGGTTCGGCGCGGGACATGATGCGCATGGTCAACGACATCCTCGCGCTGATCGAACTGCAGGCCGGCAAGCTCTACCCGCGCCGCGAGCCGTTCAGCCTGCGCGGGCTGTGCGACGGGCTGCGCGCGCAGTACGCGCCGCGCGCCGAGGAACGCGGGCTGCGCTTCGTCCTGCAACTGGACGAGAGCCTGCCCGACACCCTCGAAGGCGACGCCGGCAAGCTGACCCAGGCGCTGGGCTACCTGATCGACAACGCCATCAAGTTCACCCACCAGGGCGGCGTGCACCTGCGCGTGGGGGGAACGACGAATGCAGAAGGGCTGGCGCTGCGCGTCGAGGTGCAGGACAGCGGCATCGGCTTCTCGACGCCGTCGGACGGTGCGCTGTATCAGCGCTTCTTCCAGCTCGACGGCTCACTCACCCGCGAGTACGGCGGCCTCGGTATTGGCCTGGCGCTGTGCCGCAAGCTGGTGGCGCTGCTGGGTGGCACCCTGAGCCACGAGTCCGTGCCGGGGCAGGGCAGCCGCTTCGCGCTGGAACTGCAGGTCGGCCAGCCGGCCCAGAGCATTGCCCCGCCGCCGCGCCGCGCCGGTGGCCAGGCGCTGCGCAGCCCGGACCAGTGCACCGTGCTGGTGGTGGAAGACAACGCCATCAACCAGCTGGTGATCCGCGGCATGCTGCTCAAGCTCGGCTACCGCGTGCGCACCGCCGACAACGGCGCCGAAGCCATCGAGCTGCTGCGCCGGGAGACCATCGACACCGTGCTGCTGGACTGCCAGATGCCGGTGATGGACGGCTTCGCCACCTGCCGCGCGATCCGCACCCTGCCGGGCTGCACGGACCTGCCCGTACTGGCCATTACCGCCCATAGCCACAGCGGCGACCGCGAGCGCTGCCTGGCTGCCGGGATGAGCGACTACATGGCCAAGCCGGTGAAGTTCGAGGAGCTGCAGACGCTGCTGCACGACTGGCTGCTGTGCCAGCCGGCGTTGCCGAGCCAGGCCTGA
- a CDS encoding branched-chain amino acid aminotransferase encodes MEQKDIDWGTLGFDYIKTDFRYISHWRDGLWDDGKLTEDNTLHISEGSSALHYGQQCFEGLKAYRCKDGSINLFRPDQNAARMARSCARVLMPQVSEQQFIDACKQVVRANERFIPPYGSGGALYLRPFVIGVGDNIGVRPAPEFIFSVFCIPVGAYFKGGMKPHDFVISTYDRAAPNGTGAAKVGGNYAASLMPGAQAKKDGFADCIYLDPATHSRIEEVGSANFFAITHDNEFVTPRSSSVLPGITRLSLMQLAEQRLGLKVIEGDVQIDDLARFKEAGACGTAAVITPIGGIQYKDNLHVFFSREDVGPVTRRLYEELTGIQKGDVEGPEGWVVKVD; translated from the coding sequence ATGGAACAGAAAGACATCGATTGGGGCACGCTCGGATTCGATTACATCAAGACCGACTTCCGTTACATCTCCCACTGGCGCGATGGTCTGTGGGACGACGGCAAGCTGACCGAAGACAACACCCTGCACATTAGTGAGGGCTCCTCGGCCCTGCACTACGGCCAGCAGTGCTTCGAAGGCCTGAAGGCCTACCGCTGCAAGGACGGCTCGATCAACCTGTTCCGCCCGGACCAGAACGCCGCGCGCATGGCCCGCAGCTGCGCCCGCGTGCTGATGCCGCAGGTGTCCGAACAGCAGTTCATCGATGCCTGCAAGCAGGTCGTGCGCGCCAACGAGCGCTTCATTCCGCCGTACGGCTCCGGCGGCGCGCTGTACCTGCGCCCGTTCGTGATCGGCGTCGGCGACAACATCGGCGTGCGCCCGGCCCCGGAGTTCATCTTCTCGGTGTTCTGCATCCCGGTCGGCGCCTACTTCAAGGGCGGCATGAAGCCCCATGACTTCGTGATTTCCACCTACGACCGCGCCGCCCCCAACGGCACCGGCGCCGCCAAGGTCGGCGGCAACTACGCCGCCAGCCTGATGCCGGGCGCCCAGGCCAAGAAAGACGGCTTCGCCGACTGCATCTACCTCGACCCGGCCACCCACAGCCGCATCGAGGAAGTGGGCTCGGCCAACTTCTTCGCCATCACTCACGACAACGAGTTCGTCACCCCGCGCTCGAGTTCCGTGCTGCCAGGCATCACCCGCCTGTCGCTGATGCAACTGGCCGAGCAGCGCCTGGGCCTGAAGGTGATCGAAGGCGACGTGCAGATCGACGATCTGGCCCGCTTCAAGGAGGCCGGCGCCTGCGGCACCGCGGCGGTGATCACGCCGATCGGCGGCATCCAGTACAAGGACAACCTGCACGTGTTCTTCAGCCGCGAAGACGTCGGCCCGGTGACCCGTCGCCTGTACGAAGAGCTGACCGGCATCCAGAAGGGCGACGTGGAAGGCCCGGAAGGCTGGGTGGTCAAGGTCGACTGA
- a CDS encoding TetR/AcrR family transcriptional regulator, with protein sequence MAYRHSPARLQKDGELRERILRLALARVADGGFAALTMQSLADDAGIATGSLYRHFSGKGELAAEVFARASQREVDTLAALLQAPGSPAERLRRGLHQFAARAWGSRRLAFALIAEPVDPEVDEQRLIYREAYAALFVTLLEQGIAAGEFQPQPVQLTAACLVGAIAEALVGPLSPPARAARDAGQPSASLEDVSDALASFCLRAVGAHTSATPVTEDPP encoded by the coding sequence ATGGCCTACCGACACTCCCCGGCGCGGTTGCAGAAGGACGGCGAACTGCGCGAGCGCATCCTCAGGCTGGCGCTGGCACGGGTGGCCGACGGTGGTTTCGCCGCGCTGACCATGCAGAGCCTGGCCGACGACGCCGGCATCGCCACCGGCAGCCTTTACCGGCACTTCAGCGGCAAGGGCGAGCTGGCTGCCGAGGTCTTCGCCCGCGCCAGCCAGCGCGAGGTCGATACCCTCGCAGCGCTGCTGCAGGCGCCCGGCAGCCCCGCCGAGCGCCTGCGGCGCGGCCTGCATCAGTTCGCCGCGCGCGCCTGGGGCAGCCGCCGGCTGGCCTTTGCGCTGATCGCCGAACCGGTCGACCCGGAAGTGGACGAGCAGCGCCTGATCTACCGCGAAGCCTACGCCGCGCTGTTCGTCACCCTGCTGGAGCAGGGCATCGCCGCCGGCGAATTCCAGCCCCAGCCGGTGCAACTCACCGCCGCCTGCCTGGTGGGCGCTATCGCTGAAGCGCTGGTTGGCCCGCTGTCGCCGCCGGCCCGCGCCGCGCGGGATGCCGGGCAACCCAGCGCTTCCCTGGAGGACGTCAGCGACGCCCTCGCCAGCTTCTGCCTGCGCGCCGTCGGGGCGCACACGTCTGCCACGCCTGTTACGGAGGACCCGCCATGA
- a CDS encoding acyl-CoA dehydrogenase family protein, which produces MIPHQYAETHEVTNQVPPLDGANLYRVDVPLQEWVRRYGGGWAEQKLDAYGALAGGPLMAAGFLANENKPVFKSHDRFGHRVDLVEFHPAYHELMRAAIEAGIPSMPWTDPRAGAHVARAGMSYLHSQAEAGSGCPLTMTFASVPALRLQPDLAEQWLPKILSTEYDPRNLPIGQKAGATIGMAMTEKQGGTDVRANTTRAYPVGIPGPGQAYELVGHKWFCSAPMCDAFLTLAYTDKGLTCFLLPRHRPDGSRNEFYIQRLKNKLGNWSNASSEVEYRGALAWMVGEEGRGVPTIIEMVAMTRFDCMVGSSSLMRQALTQAAHHCAYRQVGGRVLAEQPLMQNVLADLALESEAALALTMRMGRALDHLHDEQEDKFARLVTAVGKYWICKRAPAMINEAAECLGGAGYVEDTILPRLYREAPVNSTWEGSGNVQCLDVLRALSKEPGVLDALFTELGDGHGDARLASFIGNLKASFADTQDIQYRARQLTENVAVALQAKLLLEAGNSVVSDAFIASRLDDGGRVYGTLPRGVDVEALVARATPHLA; this is translated from the coding sequence ATGATCCCGCACCAGTACGCCGAAACCCACGAAGTGACCAACCAGGTACCGCCGCTGGACGGCGCCAACCTCTATCGCGTCGATGTCCCGTTGCAGGAATGGGTACGCCGCTACGGCGGCGGCTGGGCCGAGCAGAAGCTCGATGCCTATGGTGCGCTGGCCGGCGGGCCGCTGATGGCGGCGGGCTTCCTCGCCAACGAGAACAAGCCGGTGTTCAAGTCCCACGACCGCTTCGGCCACCGCGTCGACCTGGTGGAGTTCCACCCGGCCTACCATGAGCTGATGCGCGCGGCCATCGAAGCCGGCATCCCGTCCATGCCCTGGACCGACCCGCGCGCCGGCGCCCACGTCGCCCGCGCCGGGATGAGCTACCTGCACAGCCAGGCCGAAGCCGGCAGCGGCTGCCCGCTGACCATGACCTTCGCCAGCGTGCCGGCCCTGCGCCTGCAACCGGACCTCGCCGAGCAGTGGCTGCCGAAGATCCTCTCCACCGAATACGACCCGCGCAACCTGCCCATCGGGCAGAAGGCCGGCGCCACCATCGGCATGGCCATGACCGAGAAGCAGGGCGGCACCGATGTACGGGCCAACACCACCCGCGCCTACCCGGTGGGCATCCCGGGGCCGGGCCAGGCCTACGAACTGGTCGGCCACAAGTGGTTCTGCTCCGCGCCGATGTGCGACGCCTTCCTCACCCTGGCCTACACCGACAAGGGCCTGACCTGCTTCCTGCTGCCCCGCCATCGCCCGGACGGCAGCCGCAACGAGTTCTACATCCAGCGCCTGAAGAACAAGCTGGGCAACTGGTCCAACGCCTCCAGCGAGGTGGAATACCGCGGCGCGCTGGCCTGGATGGTCGGCGAAGAAGGCCGCGGCGTGCCCACCATCATCGAGATGGTCGCCATGACCCGCTTCGACTGCATGGTCGGCTCCAGCTCGCTGATGCGCCAGGCACTGACCCAGGCCGCGCACCACTGCGCCTACCGCCAGGTCGGCGGCCGCGTGCTGGCCGAGCAGCCGCTGATGCAGAACGTCCTGGCCGACCTCGCGCTGGAAAGCGAAGCCGCGCTGGCGCTGACGATGCGCATGGGCCGCGCGCTGGATCACCTGCACGACGAGCAGGAGGACAAGTTCGCCCGCCTGGTCACCGCCGTGGGCAAGTACTGGATCTGCAAACGCGCCCCCGCGATGATCAACGAAGCCGCCGAATGCCTGGGTGGCGCTGGCTACGTCGAGGACACCATTCTCCCACGTCTGTACCGCGAGGCGCCGGTGAACTCCACCTGGGAAGGCTCGGGCAACGTCCAGTGCCTGGACGTGTTGCGCGCGCTGTCGAAGGAGCCGGGCGTGCTCGACGCGCTGTTCACCGAACTGGGCGACGGCCACGGGGACGCGCGCCTGGCCTCGTTCATCGGCAACCTCAAGGCCTCCTTCGCCGACACCCAGGACATCCAGTACCGCGCCCGCCAGCTCACCGAGAACGTCGCCGTCGCCCTGCAGGCCAAGCTGCTGCTGGAGGCGGGCAACTCGGTGGTTTCCGACGCCTTCATCGCCAGCCGCCTGGACGACGGCGGCCGCGTCTACGGCACCCTGCCGCGCGGGGTGGATGTGGAAGCGCTGGTGGCTCGGGCGACGCCGCATCTGGCGTGA
- a CDS encoding type II toxin-antitoxin system RelE/ParE family toxin → MSDVTYEVLITRGAERDLEGIYDYIADFDCRENADYVLDQLLRTIAELVQQPQRGGHLRELMKLGIQEYRQVFFKPYRVIYRISDKTVHVHLVIDGRRDFQQLLSKRLLS, encoded by the coding sequence GTGAGCGACGTGACCTATGAGGTTCTGATCACGCGCGGCGCAGAGCGGGACCTGGAAGGGATCTATGACTACATCGCCGATTTCGACTGCCGCGAGAACGCCGACTACGTGCTCGACCAATTGCTGCGAACCATTGCCGAACTGGTCCAACAACCCCAGCGCGGCGGTCACCTGCGGGAATTGATGAAGCTAGGCATCCAGGAGTACCGCCAGGTCTTCTTCAAGCCATACCGTGTCATCTACCGGATCAGCGACAAGACCGTTCATGTCCATCTGGTCATCGATGGGCGGCGCGATTTCCAGCAATTGCTGAGCAAACGCCTGCTCAGCTGA
- a CDS encoding type II toxin-antitoxin system Phd/YefM family antitoxin, translated as MRYSSQVKPISYLKSNAAEVLKQLAEQQEPLIITQNGEAKAVIQDVRSYEETQETLALLKILALGNQEIATGQTSTLGDVTERLRKRRLQP; from the coding sequence GTGCGCTATTCCAGCCAGGTCAAACCCATCAGCTACCTGAAATCCAACGCCGCCGAAGTGCTCAAGCAACTGGCCGAACAACAGGAGCCCCTGATCATCACCCAGAATGGCGAAGCCAAAGCGGTGATTCAGGACGTGCGGTCCTATGAGGAAACCCAGGAAACGCTGGCGCTTCTGAAAATTCTCGCGTTGGGTAATCAGGAAATTGCCACTGGCCAGACCAGCACGCTAGGTGATGTCACGGAGCGCTTGCGCAAGCGTCGCCTGCAACCGTGA
- the amn gene encoding AMP nucleosidase gives MPTMSLTTGDEFFVAQTAEEAVDQLALLHERATGALNQALKRYLKDREVPDAQQREQFRYPLLRVTYLCQGEVPSTTRAYAKVQVPGTYAVTITQPKAFRKYLLEQLRPLMEDFTVRVEVGVSQQNIPYPYVVEGGDELGGSGVTAAELARVFPSTDLSATSDGVADGLYEWENADPMPLALFDAARTDFSLRRMVHYTGSDWRHVQPWILLTNYHRYVDQFIHLGLERLRDDPRFVRMVLPGNVIIERGTDEGEANAIVASVEWHRFQMPAYHLIAEDGDGVTLVNIGVGPSNAKNITDHLAVLRPHCWLMVGHCGGLRQSQTIGDYVLAHAYMRRDGILDRVLPPHIPIPALAEVQLALQEAAALVTGERGDQLKRRLRTGTVLTYDDRNWELHWAQERPLINLARAIAVDMESGTIAAQGYRLRVPYGTLLCVSDKPLHSEIKLPGAATAFYQRAVSQHLSIGIAAVDLLRTQLNSLHSRKLRSFDEPPFR, from the coding sequence ATGCCCACCATGAGTCTTACGACTGGCGACGAGTTCTTCGTCGCGCAGACGGCCGAGGAGGCCGTCGATCAACTGGCCTTGCTTCACGAGCGCGCCACCGGCGCCCTGAACCAGGCGCTCAAGCGGTACCTCAAGGACCGCGAAGTCCCCGACGCGCAGCAGCGCGAACAATTCCGCTACCCGCTGCTGCGGGTGACCTACCTGTGCCAGGGCGAAGTGCCCTCCACGACCCGCGCCTACGCCAAGGTCCAGGTGCCCGGCACCTACGCGGTGACCATCACCCAGCCCAAGGCCTTCCGCAAATACCTGCTGGAGCAGCTGCGACCGCTGATGGAAGACTTCACCGTGCGGGTGGAGGTCGGCGTCAGCCAGCAGAACATTCCCTACCCCTACGTCGTGGAGGGTGGCGACGAGCTGGGCGGCTCTGGTGTGACCGCCGCCGAGCTGGCGCGGGTGTTCCCCAGCACCGATCTGTCGGCGACCTCCGACGGCGTCGCGGACGGCCTGTACGAATGGGAGAACGCCGACCCGATGCCGCTGGCGCTGTTCGATGCCGCGCGGACCGACTTCTCCCTGCGCCGCATGGTGCATTACACCGGCAGCGACTGGCGCCATGTGCAGCCGTGGATCCTGCTGACCAACTACCACCGCTACGTCGACCAGTTCATCCACCTGGGCCTGGAGCGCCTGCGCGATGACCCGCGCTTCGTGCGCATGGTGCTGCCGGGCAACGTGATCATCGAACGCGGCACGGACGAAGGCGAGGCCAACGCCATCGTCGCCAGCGTCGAGTGGCACCGCTTCCAGATGCCGGCCTATCACCTGATCGCCGAGGACGGCGACGGCGTGACCCTGGTGAACATCGGCGTCGGCCCGTCCAATGCGAAGAACATCACCGACCACCTGGCCGTGCTGCGCCCGCACTGCTGGCTGATGGTCGGCCACTGCGGCGGCCTGCGCCAGTCCCAGACCATCGGCGACTACGTGTTGGCCCACGCCTACATGCGCCGCGATGGCATCCTCGACCGCGTGCTGCCGCCGCACATCCCGATTCCGGCGCTGGCCGAAGTGCAGCTGGCGCTGCAGGAGGCCGCCGCGCTGGTGACCGGTGAACGCGGCGACCAGCTCAAGCGCCGCTTGCGCACCGGCACCGTGCTCACCTACGACGACCGCAACTGGGAGCTGCACTGGGCCCAGGAGCGCCCGTTGATCAACCTGGCGCGGGCGATTGCGGTGGACATGGAAAGCGGCACCATCGCCGCCCAGGGCTACCGCCTGCGGGTGCCCTACGGCACGCTGCTGTGCGTGTCGGACAAGCCCCTGCACAGCGAGATCAAGCTGCCCGGGGCCGCGACGGCCTTTTACCAGCGTGCGGTGAGCCAGCACCTGTCCATTGGCATCGCGGCCGTGGACCTGCTGCGCACGCAGCTCAACTCGTTGCACTCGCGCAAGCTGCGCAGCTTCGACGAGCCACCGTTCCGCTGA